The Methanobrevibacter sp. genome contains a region encoding:
- a CDS encoding glycosyltransferase family 39 protein gives MMFEEFKLDKRDKYFLVFLILFSTLLVIHYIYFNLKVGVTCSDVYVYLVNALYYTGINRCAAENIFLSPTVCFLTSILFRLGLVDTVAIYIVTGVLAIIGNIGLYFLLRRYFNKIYSLTGVIVYSTLSLNLVWLANGTLDIPAVSFTIWLILFGIIAIDENPKFYLYASLIFVLGFFTRYSVVLTLPPLILYYIYQKGFKIHEEDKKYIKKAFIIGAVIGIIILAVVVAMGHGQFEAGHQMVNRATGESGYYSDPAFNPSITYYLEKLPNFISNSNTLFSANPIIKNPTLLSWAVIAIFVVGAGIWVMNNTTNLKRIEKLPMILLILSVLIVRDVSPLITIFMVMLAFYYIGQDSKHKIGILMMMWLLSNLIFYSNYNIKVTRYIIPAMPAVIFFLLKAVDNIQINFKINKNVIPIVLIILFAIQGFAFTMTYEQTDRFNSHQEVIDYIHELNPDNPDVKIGVYNQRAYLWLYGDNAMGLVSRNQSAIDQADISYYIASSRLYELQNFTEIRVFNDLYLYERTNV, from the coding sequence ATGATGTTTGAGGAATTTAAGTTAGATAAAAGGGACAAATATTTTTTAGTATTTTTAATACTCTTTAGCACACTTCTTGTTATACACTACATCTATTTCAACCTCAAGGTTGGAGTGACTTGTTCTGATGTATATGTATATCTTGTAAATGCTCTTTATTATACTGGAATAAACCGATGCGCTGCAGAAAACATTTTCCTGTCGCCGACAGTGTGCTTTTTAACATCAATATTATTTAGACTTGGATTGGTTGATACAGTAGCAATCTATATTGTAACTGGAGTGCTTGCAATTATAGGTAATATTGGACTCTATTTCCTCCTCAGACGATATTTCAATAAGATTTACAGCTTAACAGGAGTAATCGTTTATTCAACACTTTCCCTAAATTTGGTCTGGCTTGCAAACGGTACTTTAGACATTCCGGCTGTTAGTTTCACAATTTGGCTTATACTATTCGGCATAATCGCTATTGATGAGAATCCTAAATTTTACCTATATGCAAGCTTGATATTTGTTTTAGGATTTTTCACAAGATACAGTGTTGTATTAACATTGCCTCCTCTTATTCTTTATTATATCTATCAAAAAGGATTCAAAATACATGAAGAAGATAAGAAATATATCAAAAAAGCTTTCATAATTGGAGCGGTCATTGGTATAATAATTTTAGCTGTTGTTGTAGCTATGGGCCATGGTCAATTTGAAGCAGGTCACCAGATGGTAAATAGGGCCACTGGAGAATCAGGATACTATTCAGACCCTGCATTCAACCCTAGCATAACTTATTATCTGGAAAAACTGCCTAATTTCATATCAAATTCCAATACTCTGTTCAGCGCTAATCCAATAATTAAAAACCCTACATTACTTTCTTGGGCTGTTATAGCAATATTTGTTGTTGGTGCAGGAATTTGGGTTATGAACAATACAACAAATCTGAAAAGGATTGAAAAACTTCCGATGATATTGTTGATTCTATCAGTGTTAATAGTTCGCGATGTAAGTCCTCTGATTACAATATTCATGGTCATGCTTGCATTCTATTATATTGGTCAAGACTCGAAGCACAAGATAGGAATTCTGATGATGATGTGGCTTCTTTCAAACCTGATATTCTATTCAAACTACAATATTAAAGTAACTAGATACATAATTCCAGCAATGCCTGCCGTTATATTCTTCCTATTGAAAGCTGTAGACAATATCCAAATTAATTTCAAAATCAACAAGAATGTAATTCCGATTGTATTGATTATTCTATTTGCAATTCAAGGATTTGCATTTACTATGACATATGAGCAGACAGACAGATTCAATTCCCATCAGGAAGTGATAGACTACATACATGAATTGAATCCTGATAATCCTGACGTGAAAATTGGAGTTTACAATCAAAGGGCATACCTTTGGTTGTATGGAGATAACGCTATGGGTCTTGTCTCACGTAACCAGTCAGCAATCGATCAAGCCGATATATCGTATTATATAGCGTCGTCCAGACTGTATGAGTTGCAGAACTTCACTGAAATACGGGTCTTCAATGACTTGTACCTATATGAGAGGACTAATGTTTGA
- a CDS encoding pyridoxamine kinase — protein MNETTKILTIQDISCYGQCSITVALPIVSAFGIETAILPSAVLSTHTAGFTDFTVRDLTEDLPEIRKHWEKEEIYFDAIYTGFIASIEQLDYIKEIIDSRLKPGGLVFVDPAMADHGEFYNGFDQEFADKMGELCKLGDFILPNTTEACYILHKPWKEEFTKEEMLEMANELSAFTKRHVILKGDTHRQNELGMIVLDKDESSCEIVYNDKIDYVSHGTGDVFASAFVGSTMIGKSPSQAAKIAGEFTKRAIEKTIGDENHKYGVKFEQVIPELYGLLD, from the coding sequence ATGAATGAAACAACTAAAATCTTAACAATTCAGGACATCTCATGTTATGGTCAATGCTCAATAACTGTTGCGCTTCCAATTGTTTCCGCTTTTGGAATTGAAACTGCAATTCTTCCTTCTGCAGTTTTATCCACTCATACTGCAGGATTTACAGACTTCACAGTTAGAGATTTAACAGAAGACCTTCCTGAAATCAGAAAGCATTGGGAGAAAGAAGAAATATATTTCGATGCCATATATACAGGATTCATCGCATCAATAGAACAGCTTGATTACATTAAAGAAATCATTGACTCCAGACTAAAGCCTGGAGGATTAGTATTTGTTGACCCGGCAATGGCAGACCATGGTGAATTCTATAATGGATTCGATCAGGAATTCGCTGATAAGATGGGTGAGCTATGCAAATTAGGAGATTTTATCCTTCCAAATACAACCGAAGCCTGCTACATATTGCACAAGCCTTGGAAAGAGGAATTCACAAAAGAGGAAATGCTGGAAATGGCAAATGAGCTTTCCGCATTTACAAAAAGGCATGTGATATTAAAAGGAGATACACACAGGCAAAACGAACTGGGAATGATTGTTTTAGATAAAGATGAATCATCCTGTGAAATCGTATACAATGATAAGATTGACTACGTGTCCCATGGAACCGGTGATGTTTTCGCTTCAGCATTTGTAGGATCAACCATGATTGGCAAATCCCCTTCACAGGCAGCAAAGATTGCCGGTGAATTTACAAAAAGAGCAATTGAAAAAACCATCGGCGATGAAAACCACAAGTATGGAGTTAAATTTGAACAGGTAATTCCAGAACTCTATGGATTATTGGATTAA